The Lewinellaceae bacterium genome has a segment encoding these proteins:
- a CDS encoding TetR/AcrR family transcriptional regulator: MTDKKENILKAALQLFSEEGFGSTSTSRIAKAAGVSEGLIFRHFGNKDGLLDAILKEGEERAKMVFANIVLEVDPKQVIAKTIDLPFVIPESEHEFWRLQFKLKWETNRYSNDKMEPLKITLVNAFSRLGYSDPEMETDFLLHFFDGIAGAMLRGQLPDGKAMRDFLHEKYNV, translated from the coding sequence ATGACAGATAAAAAAGAAAATATATTAAAAGCCGCGTTACAACTCTTTTCGGAAGAAGGGTTTGGCTCAACGTCCACCAGCAGGATTGCCAAAGCTGCCGGGGTGTCCGAGGGGTTAATCTTTAGACATTTTGGGAATAAGGATGGGTTGTTGGATGCCATTCTTAAAGAAGGGGAGGAGCGTGCCAAAATGGTATTTGCCAATATTGTGCTAGAGGTCGACCCTAAGCAGGTTATTGCCAAAACAATAGACCTTCCCTTTGTAATTCCTGAGTCGGAGCATGAATTTTGGCGCCTGCAATTCAAGCTAAAATGGGAAACCAACAGGTATTCTAATGATAAAATGGAGCCCCTGAAAATAACTTTGGTCAATGCATTTTCCAGGTTAGGTTATAGCGATCCGGAAATGGAGACTGATTTTTTGCTTCATTTCTTTGACGGAATCGCAGGAGCAATGCTCAGGGGACAATTGCCGGACGGAAAGGCAATGCGGGACTTTTTGCATGAAAAATATAATGTATAA
- a CDS encoding T9SS type A sorting domain-containing protein, giving the protein MKSLLFTLMFVLSGLWAFAQADICHVEFAAGTRNAAFSNSENVNITFDYSVDEPGGVRIFARPFSNGNLTPGYGASGSALFTGSGSTEVFYNISGGTGVVDEIRFQILNADQSVLLREFWVPVQYHYGQIGVHHFSFSHDEHLASLLLDEAFNISFDYKIDVPGGVRIFVRPMTGGNLTPGYSASGSGIFTGGGSTTVFFTISSGKNVHVDALRVSVVNPDQSQDLLTFYIPVNLYFSTVKIDNIVASGGNFPFSAEDRTISYDYETTEAGGVRIFPRPWTRGGLTPAYSACGSTVYTGTGSSSCDFTISSGNQRVDHMRFQVLNPDQTEVLLEFLSPVDYTFGNFLVEAIQLCPPSPARLQPGERVNINFGLYNDEGMDALIFVRPFTAGNLSPGYAASGSPTYATGSGSGDDFFTINNEDVVVDEIRFQVMNTTQTQTLAEYFIPVHYVFKSDVVNAVEEPLATQGQIEKIEIFPNPATTEFEIGFAVKETQEVSLSLKDATGKTITQINKGKCQAETDQRFTVDLARFNLSPGLYLVELRGEDFRETRKLVVAK; this is encoded by the coding sequence ATGAAAAGTTTATTGTTTACACTGATGTTTGTTTTATCCGGTTTGTGGGCATTTGCACAGGCTGATATTTGCCATGTCGAATTCGCTGCCGGAACCCGTAATGCTGCTTTCAGTAATTCCGAAAATGTTAATATCACTTTTGATTACAGCGTGGATGAACCGGGCGGCGTGCGTATTTTTGCCCGGCCATTTTCCAATGGAAATCTTACTCCGGGTTATGGAGCAAGTGGCTCTGCCTTGTTTACCGGTTCAGGAAGTACAGAGGTGTTTTACAATATTTCCGGAGGAACGGGAGTGGTGGATGAGATCCGTTTCCAGATCCTGAATGCAGACCAGTCCGTGTTGCTGCGTGAATTTTGGGTGCCCGTGCAATACCACTATGGACAAATAGGCGTTCACCATTTTTCCTTCTCTCACGACGAGCATCTGGCTTCCCTGCTGCTGGATGAAGCATTCAACATCTCCTTTGATTACAAAATTGATGTGCCTGGTGGCGTGCGTATTTTTGTGCGTCCGATGACCGGCGGCAATCTTACTCCGGGATATAGCGCCAGCGGATCAGGCATTTTTACGGGAGGCGGCAGCACAACTGTCTTTTTTACCATTTCAAGCGGAAAAAATGTTCATGTGGATGCCCTGCGCGTATCGGTAGTCAACCCGGATCAGAGCCAGGATCTTTTGACGTTTTATATCCCCGTAAACCTTTACTTCAGCACGGTTAAAATCGACAATATAGTGGCGTCGGGCGGGAACTTCCCCTTCAGCGCCGAAGACAGAACCATTAGTTATGATTACGAAACAACGGAAGCTGGCGGGGTTCGTATCTTTCCCCGGCCCTGGACACGTGGCGGACTTACCCCTGCCTATTCAGCATGTGGGTCAACCGTTTACACAGGCACAGGAAGTTCTTCCTGCGATTTTACCATTTCTTCCGGCAATCAACGGGTGGATCATATGCGGTTCCAGGTGCTAAACCCTGACCAGACAGAAGTCTTACTCGAATTTTTGAGTCCGGTGGATTATACCTTTGGGAATTTCCTGGTCGAAGCCATTCAGCTGTGTCCTCCTTCCCCGGCGAGACTTCAGCCGGGAGAACGGGTCAATATTAATTTTGGTTTGTACAATGATGAAGGCATGGATGCCCTTATTTTTGTAAGGCCTTTTACCGCGGGGAACTTATCGCCGGGTTATGCCGCCAGCGGCTCTCCAACCTATGCAACAGGTTCCGGTTCCGGGGATGATTTTTTTACCATCAATAATGAAGATGTAGTGGTGGATGAAATTCGTTTCCAGGTCATGAATACCACTCAGACCCAAACCCTTGCAGAGTATTTTATTCCAGTTCATTACGTTTTTAAATCCGATGTAGTGAATGCCGTTGAGGAACCATTGGCAACGCAAGGGCAGATTGAAAAGATCGAGATTTTTCCCAATCCTGCTACAACGGAATTTGAAATTGGATTTGCCGTCAAGGAAACGCAGGAGGTGAGCCTCAGCCTAAAAGATGCGACAGGCAAAACAATCACCCAAATAAATAAAGGCAAATGCCAGGCTGAAACCGACCAACGTTTTACCGTGGATCTTGCCCGGTTTAACTTATCTCCGGGCCTGTACCTGGTGGAGTTAAGGGGAGAAGATTTCCGTGAGACGAGGAAATTGGTGGTGGCAAAATAA
- a CDS encoding L-serine ammonia-lyase: MEQISVFDMLKIGVGPSSSHTLGPWRAAETWIAELKQQGDFEKIIKIKIRLFGSISLTGKGHATDLALMLGLNGEDPVKIDVSRISAIIEDIRTQKKINFGGRRTIDFDPAIDFIFEQDFLPFNPNGIRFEGITNDHRMVVETYYSIGGGFVVKEGETTVSLDCVPPKYPFPINNAVELIDHCLREGKNISDIVLENERSCRTDDKIGEELMKIWDVMLECMFIGCHTPGILPGELRVKRRSFGMHKNLIGDHDYDNPLEWVRTIRKLDVKFNEIFRWISSFALGVNEVNASLGRVVTAPTNGSAGVIPAVLMYYICFVDKFATEKEIQKFLLTAGEIGSIFKKGATISAALGGCQAEIGVSSAMAAGALTELLGGSPEQALVAAEIAMEHHLGLTCDPVAGLVQIPCIERNAMGAVKAINAAEIALDTNPKETLVPLDKVISTMWETAKDMHHKYKETSTGGLAVAVNITGC; encoded by the coding sequence ATGGAGCAGATTAGCGTATTTGATATGCTTAAAATAGGAGTAGGGCCTTCCAGTTCTCATACTTTAGGTCCATGGAGAGCTGCTGAAACATGGATTGCCGAGTTGAAGCAACAAGGAGATTTTGAGAAAATCATTAAAATAAAAATTAGACTATTTGGCTCTATCTCCCTGACGGGCAAAGGACATGCCACGGATCTGGCGCTCATGCTTGGGTTGAACGGGGAGGATCCTGTAAAAATTGACGTTTCCCGAATCTCCGCCATCATTGAGGATATCCGTACCCAAAAGAAAATAAATTTCGGAGGAAGGAGAACGATTGATTTTGATCCGGCCATCGATTTTATTTTTGAACAGGATTTTCTTCCTTTCAATCCTAATGGCATTCGTTTTGAAGGCATTACCAATGATCATCGCATGGTGGTTGAGACTTATTATTCGATTGGAGGTGGTTTTGTGGTCAAAGAGGGCGAAACTACGGTTTCACTGGATTGCGTACCGCCAAAATACCCTTTTCCTATAAACAATGCCGTAGAGTTGATCGACCATTGCCTTAGGGAGGGAAAGAACATTTCCGACATAGTCCTCGAAAACGAAAGATCTTGCCGGACCGACGATAAAATAGGGGAGGAGCTGATGAAAATATGGGACGTTATGCTGGAGTGTATGTTCATCGGTTGCCATACCCCGGGAATCTTGCCAGGCGAACTCAGGGTGAAAAGAAGATCTTTTGGAATGCACAAAAATCTGATCGGCGATCATGACTACGATAATCCTTTGGAATGGGTACGGACGATTCGAAAACTCGATGTCAAATTTAACGAGATATTTCGATGGATCAGCAGTTTTGCCCTGGGAGTAAATGAGGTAAATGCTTCCCTGGGCAGAGTCGTTACCGCACCAACCAATGGCAGTGCGGGCGTAATCCCGGCAGTATTGATGTATTATATTTGTTTCGTAGATAAATTCGCTACGGAAAAGGAGATTCAAAAGTTCCTTCTTACTGCCGGCGAAATTGGTAGCATCTTTAAAAAAGGAGCTACTATTTCTGCCGCGCTCGGCGGATGCCAGGCGGAGATCGGTGTTTCTTCGGCCATGGCTGCGGGTGCTCTGACGGAATTGCTCGGCGGAAGCCCGGAACAGGCGCTCGTCGCGGCAGAAATCGCTATGGAGCACCACCTGGGACTTACCTGTGATCCGGTGGCCGGGCTCGTCCAGATTCCCTGTATAGAACGAAATGCCATGGGAGCGGTCAAAGCCATCAATGCTGCCGAGATAGCCCTGGATACCAACCCCAAGGAAACCCTTGTGCCCCTGGATAAAGTGATCTCCACTATGTGGGAAACGGCCAAGGATATGCACCACAAATACAAGGAAACTTCAACGGGAGGACTGGCGGTAGCGGTCAATATTACAGGGTGTTAA
- a CDS encoding substrate-binding domain-containing protein: MKKPIRIKDIAKRAGVSTGTVDRVIHKRGNVSKKAEQKILDIMEELGYERNIIASALAYNKTFTIGALLPDPALDPYWEDPISGVEKAFKAVQHYGVVVNFYLFDLFDPDSFLNKADELLGDHPDAILFSPLFIKEAKILLDKCKDQGIPNVMINTRIKNDESLCYIGQDSYQSGVLAARLLNFGLDENSTVIILNLEKASYNAQHLIDKEKGFREYFRKIGNNNIAIEKYDFEDFDDERKLKSFVDALLTLHPDLVGMFVTNSRAYRLAEAISPSQINHVKIVGFDLVPSNLQCLEKEEINFLINQNAAQQGYYGVMNLFNHFILKLPVEKTQYLPLDIVVLENYSYYLQKQETFQLAG, translated from the coding sequence ATGAAAAAACCAATTAGAATTAAAGATATTGCCAAAAGGGCAGGGGTTTCCACGGGAACGGTGGACAGGGTTATTCACAAACGAGGGAATGTTTCCAAAAAAGCAGAGCAGAAAATCCTGGACATAATGGAAGAGTTGGGCTATGAAAGAAATATCATAGCCAGCGCCCTGGCCTATAATAAAACCTTCACTATAGGTGCTCTTTTACCGGATCCGGCACTTGATCCGTACTGGGAAGATCCAATATCCGGGGTTGAAAAAGCGTTTAAGGCGGTTCAGCATTATGGGGTAGTGGTCAATTTTTATTTGTTTGACCTGTTCGACCCGGATAGTTTTTTAAACAAAGCTGATGAACTCCTTGGAGATCATCCGGACGCCATTCTTTTCTCTCCCTTATTTATTAAAGAGGCAAAAATCCTTTTGGACAAATGTAAAGATCAGGGTATTCCCAATGTAATGATCAATACCCGGATAAAAAATGATGAATCTCTCTGTTACATCGGGCAGGATTCTTACCAAAGCGGTGTCCTGGCAGCAAGGTTGCTTAACTTCGGTCTGGATGAAAATTCTACGGTCATTATTTTGAATCTCGAAAAGGCCAGCTACAATGCGCAGCACCTTATTGATAAAGAAAAAGGCTTCAGGGAATATTTTCGTAAAATCGGCAATAACAACATAGCCATCGAAAAATACGATTTCGAAGATTTTGACGACGAAAGAAAACTCAAATCTTTTGTGGATGCCTTGTTGACCCTGCACCCAGACCTTGTGGGGATGTTCGTTACTAATTCAAGGGCATACCGCCTTGCGGAAGCTATTAGCCCCTCGCAAATAAATCATGTAAAGATCGTTGGATTCGATCTGGTGCCTTCCAACCTCCAATGTCTTGAAAAAGAAGAAATCAATTTCCTGATCAACCAAAATGCTGCCCAGCAGGGATATTATGGTGTGATGAATCTTTTTAATCATTTCATTCTGAAACTGCCCGTGGAGAAGACGCAGTATCTGCCTCTGGATATCGTGGTGTTGGAAAATTACAGTTATTACCTCCAAAAGCAGGAAACCTTCCAACTGGCCGGGTAA
- a CDS encoding DEAD/DEAH box helicase codes for MNAFSETGLQDKILEAIKELGFEKPTPIQAKAIPHLLNTSQDLLAFAQTGTGKTAAFGLPAVHLTNVQDKSTQTLVLCPTRELCLQITNDLTQYSKFIKGLGIVAVYGGASIETQIRALKKEAQIVVGTPGRVKDLVNRKRLNLGNVVRVVLDEADEMLNMGFKDDLDAILSEVPEERQTLLFSATMSKKVITVTKKYMRNPVEMAVARMNIGAENVKHIFYQVQARDKYELLKRVADLNPDIYGIVFCRTRRETTEIANKLMHDGYNADAIHGDLSQAQRDEVMGRFRVGQLQILVATDVAARGLDVDDLTHVINFSLPDDDEVYVHRSGRTGRAGKSGISIAIIHTRETGRIREIERKSGIKFSKELAPTGKEICQRQLLTLIDKIEKVEVDEKQIEPFLAEIYQKLDWLSREELIKHFVSAEFNRFLAYYKNSRDINVGERERKSPRERRQTSFSRMFINVGANNNLTPARLLGLINQGLDSSAAEIGKIEILKNFSFFEIDEKSQVPLMRALVGETFEGVSLNVEISNEKSGGAPTGYVKPKTPKTASGNFSKRRSSKPESSHRGKGGSPRRSGKKWRE; via the coding sequence ATGAACGCATTCTCAGAGACAGGCTTACAAGATAAGATATTGGAAGCCATTAAAGAATTGGGCTTTGAAAAACCTACTCCGATCCAGGCCAAAGCCATCCCTCATTTATTAAATACTTCCCAGGATTTACTTGCTTTTGCCCAAACGGGAACAGGAAAAACAGCGGCTTTCGGATTGCCGGCGGTGCATCTCACCAATGTTCAGGATAAAAGTACACAAACATTGGTTCTTTGCCCGACACGCGAACTTTGTTTGCAAATTACTAATGATCTGACACAATATTCAAAATTCATAAAAGGACTTGGCATCGTGGCCGTTTACGGCGGAGCCAGCATCGAAACGCAGATCCGTGCGTTGAAGAAAGAAGCCCAGATTGTTGTGGGAACTCCGGGACGGGTGAAGGATTTGGTCAATCGCAAAAGGTTGAACCTAGGAAATGTGGTGCGGGTGGTACTGGATGAGGCCGATGAGATGCTCAACATGGGATTTAAGGATGATCTGGATGCCATACTTTCTGAAGTTCCGGAAGAAAGACAAACCCTCCTGTTTTCTGCCACCATGTCGAAAAAGGTCATTACAGTTACTAAAAAATATATGCGTAATCCTGTTGAAATGGCAGTGGCACGCATGAATATCGGGGCAGAAAACGTAAAGCATATTTTCTACCAGGTACAGGCCAGAGACAAGTACGAATTACTTAAACGGGTTGCGGATTTGAATCCTGACATTTATGGTATTGTATTTTGTCGTACGCGTCGCGAGACCACGGAGATCGCCAACAAACTCATGCACGATGGTTACAATGCTGATGCCATTCACGGGGATCTCTCCCAGGCGCAGCGCGACGAAGTGATGGGCCGTTTCAGGGTTGGACAATTACAAATTCTCGTCGCTACCGATGTTGCCGCCAGAGGATTGGATGTGGATGACCTCACCCATGTCATCAATTTTAGCCTGCCTGATGACGATGAAGTGTATGTGCACAGAAGCGGCAGGACAGGAAGGGCCGGCAAGAGCGGTATTTCGATCGCGATCATTCATACGCGGGAAACAGGAAGAATCAGAGAAATTGAACGCAAGTCAGGAATTAAATTTAGCAAAGAACTCGCGCCCACAGGCAAAGAAATTTGTCAGAGACAGCTGCTTACCCTTATTGATAAAATTGAAAAGGTAGAAGTGGATGAGAAACAGATCGAACCTTTTTTGGCCGAAATTTACCAAAAGCTCGACTGGCTGAGCAGGGAAGAACTGATCAAACATTTCGTCTCCGCTGAGTTTAACCGATTCCTGGCCTACTATAAAAATTCAAGAGATATTAACGTAGGGGAACGCGAAAGGAAGAGCCCGAGGGAAAGAAGACAAACTTCTTTCTCCCGGATGTTCATCAATGTCGGGGCAAACAACAATCTGACCCCGGCTCGTTTGTTGGGACTGATCAACCAGGGGCTGGATTCCAGTGCTGCGGAGATTGGCAAAATCGAGATATTGAAAAACTTCTCTTTCTTTGAAATAGACGAAAAATCTCAGGTTCCGTTGATGCGGGCCCTCGTCGGAGAAACTTTTGAAGGAGTTTCACTGAATGTAGAGATTTCCAATGAAAAGTCAGGAGGTGCCCCTACCGGTTATGTGAAACCCAAAACACCTAAAACTGCCTCTGGAAACTTTAGTAAAAGAAGAAGCTCAAAACCAGAGTCAAGCCACCGGGGTAAAGGTGGCAGCCCACGAAGAAGTGGAAAAAAATGGAGGGAATAG
- the nagB gene encoding glucosamine-6-phosphate deaminase, whose translation MTNIVKPFNSPDLKYQLKTFEKLPVSIWEDSKDASIHVAKSIALAIRQKQQDGEQLILGLATGSSPIKIYDELVRMHKEEELSFHNVVTFNLDEYFPMSPESHQSYVYFMNEYLFNHVDIKRENVHIPDGTIPMEEWESYCESYEKKIAMAGGLDIQILGIGRTGHIGFNEPGSWEDSKTRLVKLDAITRRDAASDFMGEENVPYRAITMGIASIMKAKAIYLLAWGQHKASVLKEAVEGPITSTIPASFLQKHPNVKILADKGAAEELSRIKTPWTVGICNWTDGLICKAVVWLSQKVNKPILKLTDEDYSENGLSDLIIEYASSYSINIQIFNRLQHTITGWPGGKANADDTHRPERAKPDKKRVIIFSPHPDDDVISMGGTFLRLVEQGHEVHVVYQTSGNIAVHDHDALRYIEFMKEFVDNQSIDCKEVDNIFMHTTDFLQKKLFDQVDTPQLRAIKGLIRRGEARAGARFCGLDDSHIHFLDMPFYETGGTRKKPLGKTDINIVADIIERIQPHQVYAAGDLADPHGTHRVCLDAVFGAFEKLKDKKWMKDCWLWLYRGAWHEWPIHEIEMAVPLSPRELYKKRKAIFMHQSQKDSPPFPGRDEREFWQRAEERNRQSAEIYRNLGLAEYEAIEAFARWKFN comes from the coding sequence ATGACTAACATCGTAAAACCATTTAATTCTCCTGACTTAAAATATCAACTCAAAACTTTTGAGAAATTACCGGTTTCCATCTGGGAAGATTCCAAAGACGCCTCCATTCATGTGGCGAAATCCATTGCATTGGCCATTCGTCAAAAACAGCAGGATGGTGAACAACTGATTCTCGGACTGGCAACCGGTTCCTCCCCTATCAAGATTTATGATGAGTTGGTGAGAATGCATAAGGAAGAGGAATTGAGTTTTCACAACGTAGTCACCTTCAACCTGGATGAATATTTTCCAATGTCCCCTGAATCTCATCAGAGTTATGTTTATTTCATGAACGAATATTTATTCAATCATGTAGACATTAAACGGGAGAATGTGCACATCCCGGACGGAACAATCCCTATGGAAGAGTGGGAATCCTATTGTGAATCTTATGAAAAGAAGATCGCCATGGCAGGAGGCCTTGACATCCAGATATTGGGGATTGGCCGAACCGGGCACATCGGGTTTAACGAGCCCGGTTCATGGGAGGACTCCAAGACCCGGTTGGTTAAACTGGATGCCATCACCCGCAGAGATGCCGCTTCTGATTTTATGGGGGAAGAAAATGTGCCCTATCGCGCTATTACCATGGGAATTGCCAGCATCATGAAAGCCAAAGCCATTTACCTGCTGGCCTGGGGGCAACATAAAGCCTCAGTCCTAAAAGAAGCCGTTGAAGGCCCCATAACCTCTACCATTCCGGCTTCCTTTCTTCAAAAACACCCCAATGTTAAAATTCTTGCCGACAAGGGGGCCGCGGAGGAACTCAGCCGGATCAAAACACCGTGGACAGTGGGTATCTGCAACTGGACGGACGGGCTGATATGCAAAGCAGTCGTTTGGCTTTCTCAAAAAGTAAATAAACCCATTCTTAAATTAACCGACGAAGATTACAGCGAAAACGGACTGAGCGACCTCATCATTGAATACGCTTCCAGTTATAGTATAAACATACAGATCTTCAACCGTTTACAACATACCATCACCGGATGGCCGGGCGGCAAAGCCAATGCCGATGACACCCATCGCCCGGAAAGAGCAAAACCTGATAAAAAACGGGTAATCATCTTCAGTCCACACCCCGATGACGATGTCATTTCCATGGGGGGAACTTTCCTCCGGCTGGTGGAACAAGGCCATGAGGTGCATGTGGTTTACCAGACTTCGGGAAATATTGCTGTACATGACCACGATGCTTTGCGGTATATTGAATTTATGAAGGAATTTGTGGACAACCAATCTATTGATTGTAAAGAAGTGGATAATATTTTTATGCACACCACCGATTTCTTACAGAAAAAACTGTTCGATCAGGTTGATACGCCTCAATTAAGAGCGATAAAAGGGCTGATAAGAAGAGGCGAAGCCCGTGCCGGGGCCCGCTTTTGCGGATTGGACGACTCCCATATTCATTTTCTGGATATGCCCTTTTATGAAACGGGAGGAACAAGAAAAAAACCGCTGGGCAAAACAGACATTAACATCGTAGCCGATATCATCGAACGCATACAGCCCCACCAGGTCTATGCCGCCGGTGATCTCGCTGATCCACATGGCACGCACCGGGTATGCCTGGATGCCGTTTTTGGAGCCTTTGAAAAGTTGAAAGATAAAAAATGGATGAAAGACTGCTGGTTGTGGCTGTACCGAGGTGCCTGGCATGAATGGCCTATCCATGAAATTGAAATGGCTGTGCCCTTAAGCCCTCGTGAACTTTACAAAAAACGCAAGGCTATCTTCATGCACCAGTCTCAAAAAGACAGCCCACCGTTCCCGGGACGTGACGAACGGGAATTCTGGCAAAGAGCAGAAGAACGCAACCGCCAGTCGGCCGAAATTTACAGGAACCTCGGCCTGGCTGAATATGAAGCCATCGAAGCATTTGCCCGATGGAAATTTAATTAG